The DNA region gactgcagtgaaaTTGTGTTAAAAGTTTGATCTCCGTTTTTTGTGCTCAGATTGTTCATAGCTACCGtgtgagattgcattgtgtgtgtgacaTTCTCGTACTTTGGCCTAAAGCTCGCAGCTAACCAGCAGTACATAAAATGCCAGTCTGAGAGCAAGCAGCTCAACAGCAGTGTATACTCGAAGTGTCTAGCAGTATCGTCCCGGGCGATTGCTAGTGGTGGCTGAGTGTGGTTGAGGGGTGACAGGTTTTTCTAGACAAAACCCCATCAGGAactgtctctgcaggcttgccatGGGGCCAGAGCATCGTGCCTCTacaattatttcccacaatttgTCGAATAGTTTTCTTCTGGGCAGTGGCCGTGGATGAACCCATCTGAACTGGCCATGCACAGGTAAGATCCGTGCATGCCCAGCAAACCAAAGTGCTTCTGCATGGAGGAAAAGCTGTGCGTAAGTGGCTACATTCACGGACCTTACTCACACATGCCTCACACAAGTCAAAATGTGCTTGTCCACAGTCAGAAGGTGGCCAGAAGAAATAGAGGGACCCTGCCTTGGAATGGTGGGCTGTATGAGCATCTGGAAAGCCTCTGGGACATGCAGGTAAGTATCTAATCCCCGCTTCATAAAGGTGTTGTCACCGTCCAGGCAGCATGATAAGTGCCATACTAATCATTCTGCCTGAAGGGTGACATTTGGATGGAGGGCTTATTTCTCCTCCTAAAATgttgacatttttaaaatgtatctaCTATGGACAAATTGGCAACAATATTTCTTCAAATAAATTCAGAAGTAAAATTAGAGGAAATATTGCTGTAAATTATCGACACTCTAATATTTTTACCATTTCATTTTGCAATTTGTTACCagatagaaaaatgtatgctaacAAGAAAATGTATATTCTGCAAAAGTAATTTATAAGTAATCTGTATTAGAGGTCATGAAGAAAAAAACACTGCAGTTATGCTATAACAAAACCAGATTTCTATTGTTGTATTGGCAGGAAGTGAAAACTGCATGAAGTGTCTAGATCATGAATGgccaaatgaaaacaaaacacaGTGCAATGTCAAGTTGGTCGAATATTTATCCTTTACCAACGACaagctttctttattttttataacaagCACTCTTTTCCTTTGTGTTTTAACTAGTGCAATAAttgctttttttattgtatatgagAATAGCCCAGTTGTCAGGGcaaataacaagaacctcagcttTGTTCTTCTGGTCTCCATCATGCTGAGTTTCCTCTGTGTATTTCTGTTCTTGGGTCGTCCTGTGAACATAACCTGCTTACTACGCCAAACAACTTTTGGAATCCTCTTCGCCATAGCTGTCTCCTCTGTGTTGGCTAAGACTATTACAGTTCTCCTTGCTTTCAAAGCTACCAAACCTGGTAGTGCTTGGATGAAATGGGTTGGAACAAAGTTGCCCAATTTGATAGTTTTCATTTGCTCATCAGGACAAGTTGTGATCTCCATTGTTTGGTTGACCACCTCTCCTCCTTTTCAAGAAGTGGACATGTATTCTTTCCATACAACAATAATTGTTCAATGTAATGAAGGGTCAGTAATTGGATTCTACTCTATCCTGGGTTATATAGGGATCTTGGCAGCTGTTAGTTTCATGGTAGCTTTTTTTGTCAGGACATTACCGGACAGTTTTAATGAGGCCAAGTACATCACATTCAGCATGCTGGTGGTCTGCAGTGTCTGGATTTCCATGATCCCTGTCTATTTGAGCACCAAAGGAAAATACATGGTGGCTGTGGAGATTTTTGCCATTCTGACTTCAAGTGCTGGTCTGCTAGTCTGTATATTTTTTCCAAAATGTTACATCCTACTTTTTCACCCTGAATTAAATACAAAAAAGCACTTACTTgacagcagaaataaataaatgttttgtaATATTTGTGTAGAAATATAATTAAAAAACATTAAATTGTTAGCCACTGAAAACATAATTTGACAGCATTAATAATATTGTCATTGTGCAGATATAAAAATGTCTTAAAAAAACACTATAGTTGCTTTCAAAGTTCATTAGAATACCTTTTACCTCATTATGGGGTAATTTATAAAACTTATCCTATGAATGATCATTTTTTTATGTTAGCATTAGcgattagagatggctcaaacctcagattttaggttcgcgaacctcgaacgtaaacttccgcaaaagttctggTTCACACAAACTTCGTAAACCACAATAGActccaatggggaggcgaacttcactgaaaactacaaacattaatgcaggccacaaaagtggtggaaaagatgtttcaaaagatgtttcaaggggtctaatacctgagtttttgcatgggggagtgggatacacgtcaaaagtcctggggaaaaaaatctggatttgacgcacagcagcgttttaagggcagaaatcacattgtaatgctaaattgcaggcataaactgctttaaaacatcttgcatgtgtatacatcaatcaggtagtgtaattagtgtactgcttcacactgacaccaaacttactgtgtaacgcaccgcaaacagctgttcgtGTAGTGATGggcttgctggactggtgtgcaccatggcgagagtgcaggtcatggcggttttcaagcccatatggtcgccaggctgtggtaactcaatgatagaacaacagtgattgtccagctgatcgatttggtctttccacaatgaagcaacaacgtcattatcttgggtgtgcccccccaaaaGCACtcgtagctggcggtcattgcttaattgtgatacgcaagccccttcaccgcgtcaaggtaatgatcacaaaggggaatttacACATGTTCacaccttttgttttgttgttgcagccacaatgcagccagaaaaattaggcaggcatgaacacgcaccagaaaaattattatagcagccactgctaccagcagccttaaaaattcaggaatccacctggagtcctggaccctgtcgtTGGTGGCTGTGAAggcagtgaagcggcctgcaggcagagatgctgtgtggggacggacttagtcttggggcaggcagtcacacggcgtgcaggcagagatgctgtgtggggggactgacttagtctttgggcaggcctgaccgtgctttgcagaccacatgatcagatggacccttgacccaacgatgtgtgccagagaggacaccacttgtctttcaacatcatggtacagtttgggtatcgccttttttgagaaaaaattgtggcctggtatcttccactgcggtgtgtggctttgctttggtgtgctgcttttcctcaggtggtcatcccattgcagtttgtgctttgtcatcatgtgccttcgtaaccaagttgtccctatgcgggacttggtctttccacggctcaattttcagtgccagagagtacagatggcattgctctcatctgaggcagacacacaaaaaaatgtccacaccgttgaaccctgggatgatggcactttggtggtggcggccgattgaatgttaagtggggtgccagaatcagagcaagaggaggaagatatgtcacgcttccgtgtggaagctgaggaagatgaggtgttctgtgttttaaatttgtaaagcagtaacacagaggcgccaagtagagtaaaatcgattaaaaaactgtttaaaagggggaagttggtggactctcCTCCCTCATAGAAAGAAAGACCGGACAAGGGGATgttactcacagtataaagtatttttttcttaacatccccttgtccggtctttctttctacgagggaggtgagtccaccaacttccccttttaaacagtttttaatttatttcactttacttggcacctctgtgttactgctttacaaattgtctagtccacccttggtggagaggtGTATTCCCATTCCTTCCtgcctacagagagcaacttcttgaacctaagcggggtcaggttataattctccccgcccgcttatccagtggttgcctttgtgttgacccacgtttgtgagtataaccattactTTGTTGTACATCTGACTAATTGTCATtgagatactacactatattgggctctccgtTTCCTTTTGTCTCCGTCAAGCTCTGTGTTTtacatagtcaactacgtcctgacaatcttgggggtttgaTGGCatttgccttctgaacactgtactttggtccagggccgcacaaaatcaagacagcacaacctcaaacagacctgctgggtggcctgcctctgcctgttttgtccatattggggtggatgaagtgaaaggtatgcactgacttgactaatacaatgtgcagtcacacaggtgcactgaacaggtatgcagtgagtagtattacaaatgagcagctgtcacacacacaggtaccgtcaacaggtatgcagtgactgctatataacactgcatgctgttacgcaagtgcactgaacaggtatgcagtgagccAGTGACTAATATTACAAATGAATATTTAAACACAGATAACACGCGCTAGATGTTCCTTAAAGTTTATTTATTCTTAATGTTCTAAAATGCACACCATTCTTCATATAAACCTTCATCAATACCTCATATACCATTCATTCTCACATACCTAACAtccttagaagggcccttctataaaaaatgaaaaaacagacTGTAAAATTTAGGCCGtacaaaagtctcttcaaatagATGAAAAATTGCCTATCGCACTGACAGGGTATCCTCTTGAGCCTGCTGGCAATGATAGTAACAGTTTCCGTGTCACAGATTAGTTCTCCTGCAGCCGTTTTATAACAGCAatatatactccaacatacaggTGATAATGCGTGTATAGTTCTTTGTCAGGATAATCATAGCATGCACTGCGCTTACCACATTGTTGATGCCTTTAGTGGGCTTTATAAAACTCACGTATTTCTCCGTGTAAGCGTCCTCACAGAACACAAGTTTGAATAATACTCCCCCACTTTCGTCACAAACCGTGGTTACGACAGCGGCAACTCCAAATTTCTGCTCCACGCCAGCGGGCTAGTACCGGGCACGTCACTTCCGCCTGTCAAATCCAACAGGCTGCTCTCCGTACTTCCGCCCTGCTGGAACACACTGGGCTTTGCTACAACCGGTGACGTCACCTCAAGATCTCCGAACTTGACTAACGGGCAGCAGCTGCGCGCTTAAACTGCTAGCCCAGTTCCAATCTTGTATTTGCATTgcccacaatattagctctccacctctacgcgtttcagccactACACGGTGGCCTTCCTCAGGAGGGTTTTAAACTTAATGGAGCGATCCGCCATCTTTCTTTCTTAAATATCCTCTATGGGTCCGCCCCTCATTACAGCACTGAGGGCAAAGTTCATGCTAACCAAAATCCAATTTTCATAGCATCAGGAGATCCTTATGCATTTTCTTAGGTGCATTAAACAGTATCTGAAGTGCTGGATGCTGCCATCTTGTCAGCTGCTGGGAATTACTGTTCAGCTGAAGCCAGCCTGGAGACCTGCACCGCAAAAGCACCAGAGATACACGCAGCCCACTAAAGGCATCAACAATGTGGTAAGCGCAGTGCATGCTATGATTATCCTGACAAAGAACTATACACGCATTATCAcctgtatgttggagtatatatTGCTGTTATAAAACGGCTGCAGGAGAACTAATCTGTGACACGGAAACTGTTACTATCATTGCCAGCAGGCTCAAGAGGATACCCTGTCAGTGCGATAGGCAATTTTTCATctatttgaagagacttttgtaCGGCCTAAATTTTACAgtctgttttttcattttttatagaagggcccttctaaggaTGTTAGGTATGTGAGAATGAATGGTATATGAGGTATTGATGAAGGTTTATATGAAGAATGGTGTGCATTTTAGAACATTAAGAATAAATAAACTTTAAGGAACATCTAGTGCGTGTTATCtgtgtttaaatatatatttcttgATTGAGGGGTGGAGGGATTCCCCTTAGAAACACGCAGCTTAATTTTGGTTACTTCCTGCGCTTGGTTTTTCTCTTTACTAAtattacaaatgagcagctgtcacacacaggtaccgtctgtATCGGACGGTTGCGTGGCCGCAGATGCGTCcttgaaccgcccgtgaagaaaatgcgatcgcaatcgattctctgcatcgatcgcgattaagatcgatagaatctgggcTCTCTTTTCCTCTCAGCAGAGAACTAGCAGTAACTTATGTGTAGGCAGCTGTCacagaacagccgtgagaaacgcaggtgaattggaaggtagtgatgctcggatacccctttttattattcgagtttgg from Hyperolius riggenbachi isolate aHypRig1 chromosome 11, aHypRig1.pri, whole genome shotgun sequence includes:
- the LOC137537935 gene encoding vomeronasal type-2 receptor 26-like; this encodes MVADYMGSYSGLDSDAPVDPMEYWFKCLEIWSELAQYALEIPRSQCSDDCLPGNRKVPAPSIYRCCYDCVPCSEGEISNVTGSENCMKCLDHEWPNENKTQCNVKLVEYLSFTNDKLSLFFITSTLFLCVLTSAIIAFFIVYENSPVVRANNKNLSFVLLVSIMLSFLCVFLFLGRPVNITCLLRQTTFGILFAIAVSSVLAKTITVLLAFKATKPGSAWMKWVGTKLPNLIVFICSSGQVVISIVWLTTSPPFQEVDMYSFHTTIIVQCNEGSVIGFYSILGYIGILAAVSFMVAFFVRTLPDSFNEAKYITFSMLVVCSVWISMIPVYLSTKGKYMVAVEIFAILTSSAGLLVCIFFPKCYILLFHPELNTKKHLLDSRNK